Proteins from a genomic interval of Phormidium ambiguum IAM M-71:
- a CDS encoding cation:proton antiporter, whose protein sequence is MSTITIFWIALPFLAGFIIYLFPKIDRYLALSVPLVSLGYALQLFTEKSPITLQLLDNFGVILVADQLSGYFILTNALVTAAVIFYCWNTNKSAFFYTQATILHGSLNSAFICADFMSLYVALEVIGIAAFLLIAYPRTDRSIWVGLRYLFVSNVALLFYLIGTVLVYKAHNSFSFAGLRDAPPEALALIFLGLLTKGGIFVSGLWLPLTHSESETPVSAMMSGIVVKAGVYPLVRCALMVPEVDPLVRVFGVGTALLGVFYAVFEKDTKRMLAFHTVSQLGFVLAAPVVGGFYALTHGLVKSTLFLIAGSLPSRNFKELQHQPISTPIWIALVIASFSISGFPLLSGFGAKVLTSKNFLPWQTIVMNIAALGTAISFAKFIFLPRGNSESHVQRGFWAAVIMLIGGLFLANIVYYEAYTIENIIKPLVTIAIGWLVYLLIIKHITLKLPRTLERFEHLIGVMSLILVFLFWKGFAWLGI, encoded by the coding sequence ATGAGTACGATTACGATTTTCTGGATTGCATTACCATTTTTGGCAGGGTTCATTATCTATTTATTTCCCAAAATCGATCGCTATCTGGCTCTAAGTGTACCCTTGGTTTCCCTTGGCTATGCCTTACAACTATTTACCGAAAAATCACCAATTACGCTACAATTACTTGATAATTTCGGTGTGATATTAGTTGCCGACCAATTAAGTGGTTATTTTATATTAACCAATGCGTTAGTAACTGCTGCGGTCATTTTTTATTGTTGGAATACCAATAAGTCAGCTTTTTTTTATACCCAAGCCACCATTTTACATGGCAGTCTCAATTCAGCCTTTATTTGTGCAGACTTTATGAGTTTGTATGTAGCATTAGAGGTAATTGGAATTGCGGCTTTTCTGTTAATAGCTTATCCTCGGACCGATCGATCGATCTGGGTTGGCTTGCGCTATCTCTTTGTCAGCAATGTCGCATTACTCTTTTATTTGATCGGCACAGTACTAGTATATAAAGCCCATAATTCCTTTAGTTTTGCAGGTTTGCGCGACGCACCTCCAGAAGCCCTCGCTTTGATTTTTTTAGGACTTTTAACCAAAGGAGGAATTTTCGTCTCAGGATTATGGTTGCCATTGACTCACTCGGAATCCGAAACCCCAGTCTCAGCAATGATGTCGGGAATCGTCGTCAAAGCTGGTGTCTATCCCTTAGTGCGTTGTGCGTTAATGGTGCCCGAAGTTGACCCATTAGTAAGAGTTTTCGGAGTCGGAACAGCACTTTTAGGCGTATTCTATGCCGTATTTGAAAAAGACACAAAGCGGATGCTGGCGTTTCACACAGTTTCTCAGTTAGGTTTTGTCCTAGCTGCGCCAGTTGTCGGGGGATTTTACGCACTGACGCACGGATTGGTAAAATCGACACTGTTTTTAATCGCAGGTTCCTTACCCAGTCGCAACTTTAAAGAACTGCAACATCAACCAATTAGTACCCCGATTTGGATTGCCTTAGTTATCGCTAGTTTCTCAATCTCTGGCTTTCCCTTATTATCTGGTTTTGGGGCGAAAGTTTTGACATCAAAGAATTTTTTGCCTTGGCAAACGATCGTCATGAATATTGCCGCCTTGGGAACAGCAATATCATTTGCCAAATTCATTTTTCTACCGCGAGGAAACAGCGAAAGTCATGTTCAGCGAGGTTTTTGGGCAGCAGTAATCATGTTAATTGGTGGGTTGTTTCTCGCCAACATTGTGTATTACGAAGCTTACACCATTGAAAATATCATCAAACCTTTAGTGACGATCGCTATTGGATGGTTGGTATACCTGCTGATTATTAAACACATAACACTCAAGTTGCCTCGTACCTTGGAAAGATTTGAACATTTGATTGGTGTGATGAGTTTGATCTTAGTCTTTTTGTTTTGGAAGGGGTTTGCATGGTTGGGTATCTAA
- a CDS encoding Na+/H+ antiporter subunit E, giving the protein MVGYLNLILRLTIWFLLTANFSWENILIGVIVAFLLPGLNKTPVVLKDWLNVFRKIILAIPQAYIEAFQIMLRPHTQEEVSMERVKPNRTPGLIFLDIFLITFTPKSIVLKYHKDGWYEVHWIRRKNHK; this is encoded by the coding sequence ATGGTTGGGTATCTAAATCTGATATTGCGATTAACCATTTGGTTTTTACTCACTGCCAATTTCAGTTGGGAAAATATCTTAATTGGTGTGATAGTAGCATTTTTATTACCCGGTCTAAATAAGACTCCGGTAGTATTAAAAGATTGGTTGAATGTGTTTCGGAAAATCATTTTGGCGATTCCCCAAGCATACATTGAAGCTTTTCAAATTATGCTACGTCCCCATACTCAAGAAGAAGTGTCTATGGAACGAGTCAAACCAAATCGGACACCAGGTTTGATTTTTTTGGATATCTTTTTAATTACTTTTACGCCCAAATCTATTGTGCTGAAATATCACAAAGATGGCTGGTACGAAGTTCATTGGATACGGAGGAAAAATCACAAATGA
- a CDS encoding monovalent cation/H(+) antiporter subunit G, translating into MINLLSYFCIGLGLVFWFWGTAHLLGKRSVLFKLHGLSVADTLGSMSIIVGLLLKRPGDWPLLLLGLISLAIWNTVLGYVMAYCSIDEGSHE; encoded by the coding sequence ATGATTAACCTATTAAGTTATTTTTGCATTGGTTTAGGATTGGTCTTTTGGTTTTGGGGAACTGCTCATTTATTGGGCAAGCGATCGGTATTATTTAAGTTACATGGTCTTTCGGTTGCTGATACTTTGGGTTCGATGAGTATCATTGTTGGGCTACTTTTGAAAAGACCTGGCGATTGGCCTCTGCTTCTTTTGGGACTAATTTCTTTAGCTATTTGGAATACGGTACTTGGATATGTAATGGCTTATTGTTCCATTGATGAGGGTAGTCATGAATGA
- a CDS encoding DUF4040 domain-containing protein, which produces MNDFYIYAIVALLPLSACMVVFETNPYHALVIRGVLGAVAALVYVVFGAPDVALTEALVGTMLAITLYAVAVRSSLVMRLGVLQDLAIEEKENVDFQQLMDKLQRVFNKRYLRVEIVPYQNENDLQQALMKQEIHTTCVRLESSNLEDREAEEPPYQTTTRIKRLYEIMEAELSSTATSLTCVNIPDSGEKH; this is translated from the coding sequence ATGAATGATTTCTATATTTATGCGATCGTTGCTTTGTTGCCTTTGTCTGCGTGCATGGTAGTATTCGAGACTAACCCCTATCATGCTTTAGTAATTCGAGGGGTTTTGGGTGCAGTAGCAGCATTGGTATATGTAGTTTTTGGTGCGCCAGATGTCGCTTTGACGGAAGCTTTGGTGGGGACAATGCTGGCGATTACTTTATACGCTGTGGCAGTGCGTTCTTCTTTGGTAATGCGTTTGGGTGTGCTTCAAGATTTGGCGATCGAAGAAAAGGAAAACGTAGATTTTCAGCAACTAATGGATAAGTTGCAAAGGGTTTTTAATAAACGTTATCTGCGTGTGGAAATCGTTCCTTACCAAAATGAAAACGATCTCCAACAGGCACTCATGAAACAAGAAATTCATACAACTTGTGTGCGATTAGAATCATCTAATTTGGAAGATCGAGAAGCAGAAGAACCACCATATCAAACGACGACTCGGATTAAACGCCTTTATGAAATTATGGAAGCTGAACTTTCGTCAACAGCAACAAGTTTGACCTGTGTAAACATACCAGATTCAGGGGAGAAGCATTGA
- a CDS encoding Na(+)/H(+) antiporter subunit B, translating into MKWVYIAAGIALFIKILLVPNPALNSSVSIVESIVQDSGIPNAVTGIIFRNRLYDTIFEVVVFTIAIMGAYYLLANEKPQNKIYRFTDEPSIVLARLGATISALVGIELAIRGHLSPGGGFAAGVAGGTAIGLVAITSSTEWMQGVYQRWHAATWEKVSVLLFILVSVLTLLGIELPHGELGALISGGMIPLLNILVAIKVALGSWAAILIFIRYRGLL; encoded by the coding sequence ATGAAATGGGTTTATATTGCTGCGGGAATAGCATTATTTATTAAAATTTTACTTGTACCTAATCCAGCTTTGAATTCTTCGGTTTCGATCGTGGAATCGATCGTTCAAGATAGCGGTATTCCTAATGCAGTTACGGGAATTATTTTCCGCAATCGTCTTTATGACACCATCTTTGAAGTTGTCGTTTTTACGATCGCAATTATGGGTGCTTATTATCTGTTAGCAAATGAAAAGCCCCAAAATAAAATTTATCGGTTTACAGATGAACCTTCGATTGTTTTGGCACGTTTGGGTGCAACTATTTCTGCTTTAGTCGGAATTGAATTGGCGATTCGGGGACACTTAAGTCCGGGTGGTGGTTTTGCGGCTGGCGTTGCTGGCGGAACTGCGATCGGACTTGTAGCAATTACCTCTTCAACCGAGTGGATGCAAGGAGTTTACCAACGTTGGCACGCCGCAACTTGGGAAAAAGTTTCCGTTTTACTGTTTATTTTAGTCTCTGTTCTCACCTTGCTGGGCATAGAATTACCACACGGAGAATTAGGTGCATTAATCAGCGGTGGTATGATTCCTTTGCTCAATATTTTAGTCGCAATTAAAGTTGCTTTGGGTTCTTGGGCAGCGATTTTGATTTTTATTCGTTATCGCGGATTGTTGTAA
- a CDS encoding ExbD/TolR family protein, which yields MRLPDESENNMGINITPMIDVIFSILAYFIVSSLSLTRSEGLPVNLPQASTAQAQKTEQINVSILPDGAIALNRQPIALEKLEAEVKAKIPPNTESLVILNADKAVDHGRVVEVMDKLRRVKGAKLAIATQKQS from the coding sequence ATGCGTCTACCTGATGAATCGGAAAATAATATGGGAATTAATATTACGCCGATGATTGACGTAATATTTTCCATTTTGGCTTATTTTATTGTTTCCTCTTTGTCGTTAACTCGATCGGAAGGTTTGCCTGTAAATTTACCGCAAGCTTCTACAGCACAAGCACAAAAGACAGAACAAATTAATGTATCGATTTTACCGGATGGGGCGATCGCGCTAAATCGTCAACCAATTGCTTTAGAAAAATTAGAAGCGGAAGTAAAAGCCAAAATTCCACCTAATACCGAATCATTAGTGATTTTAAATGCAGATAAAGCAGTGGATCATGGTCGGGTAGTAGAAGTAATGGATAAATTGCGTCGCGTTAAAGGTGCTAAATTAGCGATCGCCACTCAAAAACAATCGTAA
- a CDS encoding MotA/TolQ/ExbB proton channel family protein, translating to MRAVEFFLAGGIVAWPLLGFSIVAIALIAERTFFWFRVRSRQSRVIREFLKLYPLKPSTAINLLKQNADLPMARIFLEALELDSPNPEEFRLALESAAQAEIPTLKRFNNAFETIIALSPLLGLLGTVLGLMTAFSSLRLGDVAGTQATGVTGGISEALISTVMGLVVAIATLMFANTFRSFYLRQLAMIQEYGGQLELLYRRHYEQGKQAYAST from the coding sequence ATGAGAGCAGTTGAGTTTTTCTTGGCTGGCGGTATTGTCGCGTGGCCATTATTAGGTTTTTCCATAGTTGCGATCGCACTAATTGCGGAACGCACTTTTTTTTGGTTCCGAGTGCGTAGTCGTCAAAGTCGAGTAATCCGAGAGTTTTTGAAACTTTACCCGTTAAAGCCGAGCACAGCAATCAATTTACTGAAGCAAAACGCCGATTTACCGATGGCGAGAATTTTCCTGGAAGCTTTAGAGTTAGATTCGCCGAATCCAGAAGAATTTCGCTTAGCCTTAGAAAGTGCTGCACAAGCGGAAATTCCGACATTAAAGCGATTTAATAATGCTTTTGAAACCATTATTGCCTTATCTCCATTGTTAGGTTTATTAGGAACTGTATTAGGCTTAATGACTGCTTTTTCTTCCTTAAGACTTGGTGATGTAGCCGGAACTCAAGCGACGGGCGTAACTGGTGGGATTAGTGAAGCGTTAATTTCCACAGTTATGGGATTAGTAGTAGCAATTGCCACCTTAATGTTTGCCAATACATTTCGCAGTTTTTACTTACGACAATTGGCAATGATTCAAGAATATGGCGGTCAATTGGAATTGTTATATCGTCGTCATTACGAACAAGGAAAACAAGCTTATGCGTCTACCTGA
- a CDS encoding energy transducer TonB, which yields MSISSFCLEQREKEKAALKSILTYSIAGSAALHLLLAFGFALFWPEQPSLADDPIEIVVLDAPEPEPEIKKPELETPKPTPQPVVTPTPEKVVVTPTPEPIPSFTPEPIPSFTPEPIPTPKIDTPPTKVEAPKPLETPEEPKEINEPIKTPTPPEPEQVAEKLPPPRIAEPPKEELQKPDPQPPKPETETANTPQPLATPFANARDFKDSLAESQPVENEIKTEETPQLPGGLTANQQPPVNNSTITSQPLESPRTANREFRDTANATLRDRIAATNNAMTSTNPSEDTSVMNPGIPGEVTTNRENSPTKPTVTSQPLQTSPSRNRAFRDSFANSNNSPINPNPQSDLSAGSPGVPGEVTANNQRPNNRPVGGSKPLQTATNNRGFRDSFSNNNNTSTNTTDSNISPTIPGNSTGVAVNQPPARRNTRQEGENTGGNRRTARRSGRGGGLRCVSDCTPDYPSDVENLEGRPVVQFVVEADGSTANPQLAESSGNSKLDQAAVEAVRKMRFAPPDEGQRTVKLAINFATSGSDFERQARQRREENERQRRERERQRQESLDTEN from the coding sequence ATGAGCATTTCCAGCTTTTGTTTAGAGCAGCGAGAGAAAGAGAAAGCAGCACTGAAAAGCATTCTGACCTACAGCATTGCAGGTTCAGCCGCATTACACCTATTGCTAGCTTTCGGGTTTGCCCTATTTTGGCCAGAACAACCCTCATTGGCAGACGATCCCATTGAGATAGTAGTTTTGGATGCACCAGAACCCGAACCCGAAATTAAAAAGCCGGAACTAGAAACGCCAAAACCAACCCCACAACCAGTAGTTACCCCTACACCAGAAAAAGTAGTTGTCACACCCACACCAGAACCAATTCCATCATTCACACCAGAACCAATTCCATCATTCACACCAGAACCAATTCCCACACCAAAAATAGACACACCACCCACAAAAGTAGAAGCACCAAAACCTTTAGAAACACCTGAAGAACCAAAAGAAATAAATGAACCAATAAAAACTCCCACTCCACCAGAACCCGAACAAGTTGCAGAAAAATTGCCCCCACCAAGAATTGCCGAACCCCCAAAAGAAGAACTACAAAAACCCGATCCGCAACCCCCAAAACCGGAAACAGAAACAGCTAATACGCCCCAACCTTTGGCAACTCCTTTCGCAAATGCTAGGGATTTCAAAGATAGCTTGGCGGAATCACAACCCGTTGAAAATGAAATAAAAACAGAGGAAACACCTCAACTACCAGGAGGATTAACTGCAAATCAACAACCACCTGTAAATAATTCCACAATTACTAGTCAACCTTTAGAATCACCTAGAACAGCAAATCGGGAATTCCGCGATACGGCTAACGCCACGCTGCGCGATCGAATTGCTGCTACCAATAACGCCATGACTAGTACAAATCCTAGTGAAGATACTTCCGTAATGAATCCCGGAATTCCCGGAGAAGTTACAACAAATCGAGAAAATTCTCCCACTAAACCAACAGTAACCAGTCAACCTTTACAAACTTCTCCAAGTAGAAATCGAGCATTTAGAGATAGTTTTGCTAATAGCAATAACTCTCCCATAAATCCTAATCCACAAAGCGATCTTTCTGCTGGTTCTCCCGGAGTTCCCGGAGAAGTAACGGCAAATAATCAACGCCCAAATAATCGACCCGTAGGCGGAAGTAAACCCTTACAAACTGCTACTAATAACCGAGGATTTAGAGACAGTTTTAGTAACAACAATAATACTTCTACTAACACAACTGATAGTAATATTTCGCCAACAATTCCCGGAAATTCTACAGGAGTTGCAGTCAATCAACCACCAGCGAGAAGAAATACTAGACAAGAAGGGGAAAATACAGGCGGAAATCGTCGAACAGCGAGAAGAAGTGGTAGAGGAGGAGGTTTGCGCTGTGTGAGCGATTGCACCCCTGATTATCCCTCAGATGTGGAGAATTTGGAAGGTAGACCAGTAGTTCAATTTGTAGTAGAAGCAGACGGGAGTACAGCCAATCCGCAACTTGCTGAATCTAGTGGTAATAGCAAATTAGATCAAGCAGCTGTGGAAGCAGTGCGAAAAATGCGTTTTGCGCCTCCAGATGAAGGACAGAGAACTGTAAAATTAGCAATTAATTTTGCTACAAGTGGTTCTGATTTTGAGCGCCAAGCGCGTCAACGTCGAGAAGAAAATGAGCGCCAACGGCGAGAAAGAGAACGCCAACGCCAGGAAAGTTTAGATACAGAAAATTAG
- a CDS encoding MORN repeat-containing protein: MLKFGIKLFTVCAVILSPLVVEAAVINLPDGGRCEGEVTNGQLNGKSLCQYANGDRYEGTFVNGQKSGNGVYTFADKSRYTGEFKDNQINGKGVWEYPDGDRYEGEFSNGQPNGNGVYITAGGGRYEGQFKDGAPNGKGTYTFANGNKCSGNVTNGQISGTGNCIYSNGNRYEGELSNNQPSGKGVYTFADGGSYKGEFSNGQFNGTGVREYPNGNRYEGSFRNGKPEGQGSFTIAKEGTYKGDFKDGQFNGKGVFTFANNNRYEGDFQQGKFHGRGVYVFANGDRCEGEFSAGNLNGKAVCKYANGDSYDGEFRNGNKHGTGVYIYADGTKLQGSWQEGKFQN; this comes from the coding sequence ATGCTGAAATTTGGAATTAAATTATTCACTGTTTGTGCTGTAATTCTTTCTCCTTTAGTTGTAGAGGCCGCTGTAATTAATTTACCTGATGGTGGTCGTTGTGAAGGAGAAGTGACTAACGGACAATTGAATGGGAAAAGCCTTTGTCAATATGCAAATGGCGATCGCTACGAAGGCACTTTCGTCAACGGTCAAAAATCAGGCAATGGAGTTTATACTTTTGCTGATAAAAGCCGTTATACCGGAGAATTTAAAGACAATCAAATTAATGGGAAAGGTGTTTGGGAATATCCAGATGGCGATCGCTACGAAGGCGAATTTAGCAATGGTCAACCCAATGGTAATGGCGTTTATATTACCGCAGGTGGTGGTCGTTACGAAGGACAATTTAAAGACGGCGCACCTAACGGTAAAGGAACTTACACTTTCGCTAATGGAAACAAATGTTCGGGAAACGTTACTAACGGTCAAATTAGCGGTACGGGCAATTGTATTTACAGCAATGGCAACCGTTATGAAGGTGAATTAAGTAATAATCAACCCAGTGGTAAAGGGGTTTACACTTTTGCCGATGGTGGTAGTTATAAAGGCGAATTTAGTAATGGACAATTTAACGGAACTGGAGTAAGAGAATACCCAAATGGAAATCGTTACGAAGGGAGTTTTCGTAATGGTAAACCGGAAGGACAAGGAAGTTTTACCATAGCCAAAGAAGGAACTTATAAAGGGGACTTTAAAGACGGTCAATTTAATGGTAAAGGCGTGTTTACCTTTGCGAATAATAACCGTTACGAAGGAGATTTTCAGCAAGGAAAGTTTCACGGAAGGGGAGTTTATGTGTTTGCAAATGGCGATCGATGTGAGGGAGAATTTAGTGCTGGGAATTTGAATGGTAAAGCTGTCTGTAAATATGCTAATGGTGACAGTTACGATGGCGAATTTCGTAACGGCAATAAGCATGGAACAGGCGTTTATATTTACGCTGATGGTACTAAGTTACAAGGTAGTTGGCAGGAAGGAAAGTTTCAGAATTAG
- a CDS encoding sucrase ferredoxin: MLHCHFCSVISKTNGVDPIGSAPTYDGCLMVEIAPPWPHKFWQAKPMLQPIVDLLEHLGKQGVKIGFLAIAPNRKYSQPDLIRVIYYYRPSQIFAQFEKQEFLLPETELIDCIKTLLKEPESLFQFEPYRQQTNQIRELIICTHGNLDVACSRFGYPIYKKLYQEYVPASQGQLRVWQASHIGGHLFAPTLVDFPEGRYWGHLESGMLDLLIYRQGLVTELKPFYRGWIGFNWFAQIAEREILMQEGWAWFDYFKSGKVLSTDETEEEWAEVQIDFMSKDGSISGAYEARVEVSGEVTVAYNSGKDKPLHKVKQYCVSRLTKVS; the protein is encoded by the coding sequence ATGTTACATTGTCATTTTTGTTCAGTCATTTCTAAAACAAACGGAGTAGATCCGATTGGATCGGCCCCTACTTACGATGGGTGCTTAATGGTTGAAATAGCCCCACCTTGGCCTCATAAATTTTGGCAAGCTAAGCCAATGTTACAACCAATTGTTGACTTATTGGAACATTTGGGTAAGCAAGGAGTGAAAATAGGATTTTTAGCGATCGCACCAAACCGCAAATATTCTCAACCTGACTTAATTCGGGTTATATACTATTATCGACCGTCCCAAATATTTGCTCAGTTTGAAAAACAAGAATTCCTCTTACCAGAAACCGAATTGATTGATTGTATAAAAACCTTACTCAAAGAACCAGAATCACTCTTTCAATTTGAACCTTATCGACAGCAAACTAATCAAATTCGGGAATTAATTATCTGTACTCATGGTAATTTGGATGTAGCTTGTTCTCGCTTTGGTTATCCTATTTATAAAAAGTTGTACCAGGAATATGTTCCGGCTTCTCAAGGTCAGCTGCGAGTGTGGCAAGCTAGTCATATTGGCGGACATTTATTTGCACCTACTTTGGTAGATTTTCCCGAAGGGCGTTATTGGGGTCATTTAGAATCGGGAATGTTGGATTTATTAATATATCGTCAAGGTTTAGTGACAGAATTAAAACCTTTTTATCGCGGTTGGATTGGTTTTAATTGGTTTGCACAAATTGCTGAACGAGAAATTTTAATGCAAGAAGGTTGGGCATGGTTTGATTATTTCAAATCGGGTAAAGTGCTATCAACAGATGAAACAGAAGAAGAATGGGCTGAGGTACAAATTGATTTTATGTCCAAAGATGGTAGTATTTCTGGTGCATACGAAGCCAGAGTTGAAGTTAGTGGAGAAGTAACAGTAGCTTACAATTCAGGGAAAGATAAACCTTTACACAAAGTCAAGCAATATTGTGTTAGCCGTCTAACGAAGGTAAGTTAA
- a CDS encoding ABC transporter ATP-binding protein — protein MTETSPPILMARKLTLAYQGNSIVNELDLAIPSGKVTVLIGPNGCGKSTLLKGLARLLKPKIGTVYLNSVSIAKLPTKKIAKDLGILPQNPIPPEGLTVRELVSQGRYPHQTWLQQWSSEDEQITEQALLTTGMVELADRPLNTLSGGQRQRAWIAMALAQDTDILLLDEPTTFLDLAHQVELLDLLCELNQTRGRTIVMVLHDLNQACRYADYLVVMRNGKVYTQGIPEVVITETTIKEVFGLESKIISDPVTGTPLCIPLSRRFSQE, from the coding sequence ATGACAGAAACTTCACCACCGATATTAATGGCAAGAAAACTAACACTTGCATACCAGGGAAACTCGATTGTTAATGAATTAGATTTAGCAATTCCATCAGGAAAAGTTACAGTACTTATCGGCCCAAATGGATGTGGTAAATCAACTTTGTTGAAAGGGTTGGCAAGGTTACTAAAACCGAAAATCGGGACAGTTTATTTAAATAGTGTTTCGATCGCCAAATTACCCACAAAAAAGATTGCCAAAGACTTAGGCATTCTCCCCCAAAATCCTATCCCTCCAGAAGGTTTAACTGTCCGAGAACTAGTCTCCCAAGGACGCTATCCTCATCAAACTTGGCTGCAACAATGGTCTTCGGAAGATGAACAGATAACGGAACAAGCTTTGTTAACTACAGGAATGGTAGAACTTGCCGATCGACCATTAAATACCCTTTCTGGTGGACAACGACAACGAGCTTGGATTGCAATGGCTTTAGCTCAGGATACTGATATTTTACTCTTAGATGAACCAACAACTTTTCTCGATCTAGCGCATCAAGTCGAATTACTAGATTTACTTTGTGAGCTAAATCAAACTAGAGGACGTACTATTGTGATGGTATTACATGATTTAAATCAAGCTTGTCGCTATGCAGATTATTTAGTAGTAATGCGAAATGGAAAAGTTTATACTCAAGGCATTCCCGAAGTAGTAATTACTGAAACAACGATTAAAGAAGTGTTTGGTTTGGAAAGTAAAATAATCAGCGATCCAGTAACAGGAACTCCTTTGTGTATTCCCCTAAGTCGGAGATTTTCACAGGAATAA
- a CDS encoding MFS transporter, whose protein sequence is MRTFTIIWFGQLISTIGSYMTNFALTLWAWQLTGSATTLALVGFFGQLPSIPVNLIAGIIVDRCDRKQLMILGDSIAAVSTIGIGILYFTNSLEIWHLYLAATVNGGFGQIQSLAYQTSIVLIVPRSQLTRANSMNSSVHYGSVILGPALAGILYPLIGLPGIVLLDLATFCIAIATLLAVFIPPPNPQDKTEIETLFFTLTIGFRQVWQHPNLRLLLLISTLFWFFHDLGSAIDDSMILARSNSNAQALASISAAAGIGGVLGAIGLSLWGGPKRRSWGMLAGFIGAGVSKTVFGLGQLLQVWIPAQFCSSLNFPLLSSSETAIWMEKIAPEMQGRVFAANALVLQVVSAIATLIAGLLADRVFEPALMSGGRLTGLFGRIFGTGAGAGISLLYVLCSLAMIVVGIVGFCLPKLRRIEKE, encoded by the coding sequence GTGCGTACATTTACAATTATCTGGTTTGGTCAACTAATATCTACCATTGGTAGCTATATGACTAACTTTGCCCTTACTCTTTGGGCATGGCAACTAACAGGTTCGGCAACTACTTTGGCTTTGGTGGGCTTTTTTGGGCAACTACCTAGCATTCCAGTTAATTTAATTGCGGGAATTATTGTCGATCGCTGCGATCGCAAGCAATTAATGATATTAGGAGATAGCATTGCTGCTGTTTCCACTATTGGTATTGGTATCCTTTATTTCACCAACAGTTTAGAAATCTGGCATCTTTATCTAGCTGCAACTGTTAACGGTGGATTTGGGCAAATTCAAAGCTTGGCTTATCAAACTTCCATTGTGTTAATAGTACCGCGATCGCAGTTGACAAGAGCTAACAGCATGAATTCCTCCGTCCATTACGGATCGGTCATTTTGGGGCCAGCCCTAGCTGGAATCCTTTATCCATTGATTGGATTACCAGGAATTGTGCTGCTCGATTTAGCGACGTTCTGCATTGCTATTGCCACACTGCTTGCTGTCTTTATTCCTCCACCCAATCCACAAGATAAAACTGAAATAGAAACTCTTTTTTTTACACTCACCATTGGCTTTCGACAGGTGTGGCAGCATCCTAATTTGAGATTATTATTGCTAATTAGTACTTTGTTTTGGTTTTTCCACGATTTAGGCAGCGCCATTGACGATTCGATGATTTTGGCGCGTTCTAATAGTAACGCTCAAGCATTGGCTAGCATTAGTGCAGCAGCAGGTATTGGTGGAGTTCTAGGAGCAATTGGCCTGAGTTTATGGGGGGGGCCAAAGCGACGGAGTTGGGGTATGTTAGCTGGGTTTATCGGAGCAGGAGTAAGTAAAACCGTGTTTGGATTGGGGCAGTTGCTTCAGGTATGGATTCCTGCTCAATTTTGCTCTTCTTTGAATTTTCCATTATTGAGCAGTTCGGAAACTGCGATTTGGATGGAAAAAATTGCGCCAGAAATGCAGGGACGGGTGTTTGCTGCTAATGCTTTGGTGTTACAAGTAGTGAGTGCGATCGCTACTTTGATAGCTGGATTACTTGCCGATCGCGTATTTGAACCTGCTTTAATGTCAGGTGGTAGATTAACTGGACTGTTTGGGCGTATTTTTGGCACAGGTGCAGGAGCGGGGATTTCCCTTTTATATGTACTGTGTTCTCTAGCGATGATTGTGGTGGGAATTGTGGGTTTCTGCTTGCCGAAACTCAGAAGAATTGAAAAAGAATAA